A single window of Oncorhynchus keta strain PuntledgeMale-10-30-2019 chromosome 34, Oket_V2, whole genome shotgun sequence DNA harbors:
- the LOC118376274 gene encoding glycylpeptide N-tetradecanoyltransferase 2-like isoform X2 has protein sequence MFSSMMAEDSESAASQQSLELDDQDTCGIDGDNEEENEHMQGSPGGDLGAKKKKKKQKRKKEKPSSGGGKSDSASDSQEIKNPGLPMQKLQDIQRAMELLSCQGPAKSIDEATKHKYQFWDTQPVPKLNEVVTSHGPMEADKDNIRQEPYSLPQGFMWDTLDLSNADVLKELYTLLNENYVEDDDNMFRFDYSPSFLKWALRPPGWLPQWHCGVRVSSNKKLVGFISAIPADIHVYDTLKKMVEINFLCVHKKLRSKRVAPVLIREITRRVNLEGIFQAVYTAGVVLPKPVSTCRYWHRSLNPRKLVEVKFSHLSRNMTLQRTMKLYRLPDSTKTPSLRAMERRDVRQVTELLQKHMRRFQLAPSMGEEEVAHWFLPQDNIIDTFVVERIWPQPQTTCNHASPGPPHLVSSPQGSSETSHTDS, from the exons atgttttCATCCATGATGGCGGAAGATAGCGAGTCCGCAGCCAGTCAGCAGAGCCTGGAGCTGGACGACCAGGACACCTGCGGAATAGATGGCGATAACGAGGAGGAGAATGAACACATGCAAGG gagtcCGGGGGGAGACTTGGGGgctaagaagaagaagaagaaacagaagagaaagaaagagaagccGAGCTCTGGAGGGGGCAAGTCAGACTCTGCCTCAGACTCACAGGAGATAAAG AACCCAGGGCTGCCCATGCAGAAGCTGCAGGACATCCAGAGAGCCATGGAGTTGCTGTCCTGCCAGGGACCAGCTAAGAGCATCGACGAGGCCACCAAACACAAGTACCAGTTCTGGGACACACAGCCAGTACCTAAACTCA ATGAGGTTGTAACCAGCCATGGGCCCATGGAGGCTGATAAGGACAACATCAGACAGGAGCCCTACTCTCTACCACAGGGCTTTATGTGGGACACGCTGGACCTCAGCAACGCTGACGTG ctgaagGAGTTGTACACCTTGTTGAATGAGAACTATGTGGAGGatgatgacaacatgtttagattTGATTACTCACCCAGCTTTCTCAAATG ggcgtTGCGTCCTCCAGGCTGGTTGCCCCAGTGGCATTGTGGGGTGAGGGTTTCCTCCAATAAGAAACTGGTTGGTTTCATCAGTGCCATTCCTGCTGATATCCACGTCTATGACAC ctTAAAGAAAATGGTTGAGATCAACTTCCTGTGTGTTCATAAGAAATTGCGTTCAAAGCGTGTGGCTCCAGTTCTGATCAGAGAGATCACACGAAGGGTTAACTTGGAGGGCATATTCCAGGCCGTCTACACGGCAGGAGTGGTTCTACCCAAACCTGTGTCTACCTGCAG GTACTGGCATCGTTCTCTGAACCCCAGGAAGCTGGTGGAGGTGAAATTCTCTCACCTGAGCAGAAACATGACGCTGCAGAGAACCATGAAATTGTACAGACTACCAGAC AGCACTAAGACCCCGAGCTTGCGAGCGATGGAGAGGCGTGACGTGCGGCAGGTGACGGAGCTGCTGCAGAAACACATGAGACGTTTCCAGCTGGCGCCCTCTATGGGCGAGGAGGAGGTGGCACACTGGTTCCTCCCTCAGGACAACATCATAGACACATTTGTAGTGGAG agaatttggcctcaaccacagaccacgtgtaaccacgccagcccaggacctccacatctggtttcTTCACCTcagggatcgtctgagaccagccacacggatagttga